TGATATAATGACTCTATCATCTTATTAAATGCCACAGATAATTCAGAGATTTCATCTTTACCTTCTATTTCTAGTTGTTGTAAAAGGTCACCTGAACTTGTTAGGCTTGCTATATGGCGCTGTATCTTAAGCAGTGGTTCTAAGATAGTTCTGATTAAAAGCCAACCAATAAATAAACCTATGGTAATTAATATTGTTGTTACTAAAATAATAATTGAGCGCGAATCCTGAAAGTGTTGTTGATTGTTACTGTAAAGGTTTTGAGCTCCTTCAATATTAGTTTGGAGCATGTCTGCAATATTTATTTGCATGTCATCAAAAATAACGCGATATTCATCATTAGCTAGTCGATCTGCTTCGATATCTTGGTTTTTTTGACTTAAGACGATAATGCGTGTTGCTAATTCTTCGAAGGTTTTTAATTTAGTTTTAAATTCATAGAGTAATGTTGTTTCCTCTCCGGTATCTAATGTTTGCTCAAATTTATTCAGTGATTGATGAAAGTTGAATGATGCGTTATTGATTTGTTGTTCAGCATGCCTCATTGATTCATCGTCAGGTGAAATGATATGACTTTTTATTAAAACAAATTCTTCATATAGATATTTTCGTGCGTCGGTTAAGTTCACAAAACTTATTAAATAATTATCATAAATTTTTTGACCGTTTTTATTAATTGTATCGGTTGAATTCATAGCCACGAGAGCGATGACTAAAGGTAATATAATAAAGATACTGATAGATAAGGGGATTTTTCGTGCGATTTTCATTTGACGAAAAGTATAATTAAGTATACTCATTAGAAATACTTATTACTTATTTTAGATATTCTATAGATTAGTTTGATTCGAATGAAATATCAATTAATTACCCTTGGTTCCCTGATGAGTGCCGGTTGAATTATAGCTTTTGATAAGTCATTACTTAGTCAGTTTTCCCGATTTTTGGTAACTATGCAAAACTACTTTTTGTGTAGTTATTTTTAATGTTGAATTTGCATAAACGCATTCAGTTACTCTCATTTATTTCTGATAGCAATAAATGAGAGTAACAAATCAGCGTTGAATGGATTGGCAATATCGGCTTTTTGGAGATAGTAAAATCCACTTAACTTTCATTCTACTAATTGAGTGCTGTAGAGTGCGCCAATATGAACACACGTGTAAGACCTAGTTTGCTCAGTATTATATTTTCTCAATAGAAACCGCAATCGATTTATAAGTGGGTGTACCGCAATTATCAGCCGTACTTTCTAACGGTACAAGTGGATTGGTTTCAGGGTAATACGCTGCTGCACAACCTTCTGGAATAGCATATTCAACCACTTTAAAGTCAGTAATCGAGCGAACTATATTGTCGTTTGAAACTGTGGTGATTTTAACTTTGTCACCATTTTTTAATTGTTGTTTAGCCATATCATCACCATTAACAAATACTACCCGGCGTTCGCCATAAATACCTCGGTAGCGATCGTCCATACCGTAAATTGAGGTGTTGTATTGGTCGTGTGAACGTAACGTTTGCAGGGTTAAAATTGGCTTGTCGGTAAACTCTTTAGCGACTTCGTGCGCTAACTTTTCAGGTAATAGGGCACTTGAAAAAGTAGCTTTTGACGCGCTGGTTTTCCATTGACGTTGGGCTGCTTTGTTTTCTAAATGAAAGCCTCTGCCAATTTTTATACGTTGGTTGTAATCTACAAAGTCTGGTAGCACTTTACTAATATCTGTTCTAATTAAGCCATAGTCGCTCATTAGCTTGGTCCAATTAACAATGCTTTCACCAACAGATGCTGTTGCTATGCCAGCAACAATGGCGGTTTCTGAACGTAAATGTGTTGAGGCAGGTGTATTTTGACCCGTTGAGCTATGTACCATGCTCATAGAGTCTTCTACGGTAATGCATTGTTCTCCACTTTTTTGACT
The Colwellia sp. Arc7-D genome window above contains:
- a CDS encoding MCP four helix bundle domain-containing protein; the protein is MSILNYTFRQMKIARKIPLSISIFIILPLVIALVAMNSTDTINKNGQKIYDNYLISFVNLTDARKYLYEEFVLIKSHIISPDDESMRHAEQQINNASFNFHQSLNKFEQTLDTGEETTLLYEFKTKLKTFEELATRIIVLSQKNQDIEADRLANDEYRVIFDDMQINIADMLQTNIEGAQNLYSNNQQHFQDSRSIIILVTTILITIGLFIGWLLIRTILEPLLKIQRHIASLTSSGDLLQQLEIEGKDEISELSVAFNKMIESLYHTQSKLIQAEKLTSLGSLVAGVSHEINTPLGISITMGSTIKDNFQKFSTLLKAGKIRRSDLERLDKEIIECLNILLPSLDRAVILIQSFKQVAIDQTNESRRTFFLSDVVEEIVNTLHHKIKNTDIKFEYLIDNDIEMDSYPGHLGQIITNLFNNAIIHGFDSINSGVISISAQQNNSSLIIKFEDNGKGISKESISKVFDPFYTTKLGEGGSGLGLNIIFNIVVSLMGGKIKVDSELGKNTCFTLDFPLISPQKDNLHM